One genomic window of Quercus robur chromosome 6, dhQueRobu3.1, whole genome shotgun sequence includes the following:
- the LOC126689190 gene encoding peroxidase 3-like, translating to MNVKLSSFLVSIAVLFGLLGVSHGGKLSLDYYKDTCPQALDIVREVTWKHVEQDLTVAAPLLRLHFHDCFIRGCDASILIDSTANNTAEKDAIPNLTLGGFDVIADIKAAVEKVCPGVVSCADIVALAARDSVSFQYKKSLWKVFLGRRDGTISHASDALVNLAPPTFNFDQLKQRFASKGLDVFDLVVLSGAHTIGDSHCFSFSNRLYNFTGKGYGQDPSLNPIYATYLKTKCKNLSDNTTSLPMDPKSSLSFDTHYYKILLKHKGLFQSDAALLTDKKSFKEVKKLIVFEYFLEKFAHSIKKMGEIQVLTGNEGQIRKNCSVVSLVYE from the exons atgaatgtAAAATTGAGTTCCTTCCTGGTCTCAATAGCAGTCCTGTTTGGACTTCTAGGAGTTAGCCATGGAGGAAAGTTGAGTCTAGACTATTATAAGGATACTTGTCCTCAGGCCCTTGACATTGTGAGAGAGGTCACTTGGAAACATGTTGAACAGGATTTGACTGTGGCAGCCCCATTACTGAGGCTGCATTTTCATGATTGCTTCATTAGG GGTTGTGATGCCTCGATACTGATCGACTCCACAGCAAATAATACAGCTGAAAAGGATGCAATTCCAAACCTAACCCTTGGAGGATTCGACGTTATAGCAGATATCAAAGCTGCAGTAGAGAAGGTTTGCCCTGGAGTTGTATCTTGTGCTGACATTGTTGCCCTAGCTGCTAGAGACTCAGTTTCATTCCAA TATAAGAAATCATTGTGGAAAGTGTTCCTTGGAAGAAGAGACGGAACCATATCACATGCTTCGGATGCCCTTGTGAACCTCGCTCCACCAACTTTCAATTTTGATCAACTCAAACAAAGATTCGCTAGCAAAGGCCTCGACGTTTTCGATCTTGTGGTTTTATCAG GTGCGCACACCATTGGCGATTCACATTGCTTTTCTTTCAGCAATAGACTATACAATTTTACGGGAAAAGGCTATGGTCAGGATCCTTCGCTTAATCCAATCTATGCAACTTACCTGAAAACCAAATGCAAGAACCTCTCAGACAACACAACTTCGTTGCCAATGGACCCTAAAAGCTCTCTATCTTTTGATACCCATTACTACAAAATCTTGTTAAAACATAAAGGCCTTTTCCAATCCGATGCTGCACTTCTAACAGATAAAAAGTCTTttaaagaagttaaaaaattgattgtCTTCGAATATTTCTTAGAGAAGTTTGCTCACTCCATAAAGAAGATGGGAGAAATTCAAGTGCTTACAGGAAATGAGGGACAGATAAGAAAAAACTGCAGTGTGGTGAGTTTGGTTTATGAGTGA